GGCTTGTCACTTAAAAATGTAAGCAGTTGTTGATAATAAGTTAATTATCTTGATCTGCGCATTAATCCAACCAGAATGGAAATACCTATAATTCTGTTAGCATAGCCTACTTTtgggcatttttttttttttctaagcAGTCGGATCTGGTTTGGATAGACCCCCCAACCAGTTGTGAGATGGAATACAATTAAGTATCAGCATGAGTTGCCAATAGATGTTCGGTTGCGTAATAAGTTAAGTCCAAACAAGCTATATTCGATATGTGTTAAAAACTGTTTATTAAAAAGGCATCACACTCGCTCAGCCTGAAGAAAAATTCCAGAATCACTAGAAATAAGGAACATTTCTTTGTTGTATGTCATGGGAATGGTTGTCTTCTCGCAAACTGAGAACTTAAAGTCCTTAATCAGGAGAGCCAATCCAATCCTGGCCTGCATTTGACCAAACCGCATGCCGATGCAGTTCCTGGGACCATCCCCGAATGGAAGCCACTCCACGGAGTCGCGTTCCTTCACTCGTTCGGGCGAGAAGTTGTCAGGGTTAAAAGTGTTTGGATTAGCATACAGTTTCTCATCGCGGTGCATTGCTCCACAGGGGATCAAAACGGGCATTCCCTTTTTGATTACGTATTTGGGATGTCCAGGAACCTCATAGTCCTCCAGGCACTCGCGATTCAAGACCGGAAGAACGGTGTACAAACGAAGGGTTtctataaaaaaccaaaagttAGAAAGGGCGGAGAAAACGAACACATTACATACCCGATATAACCTGGTCTAAATAGACCAAATCCTTCATACTTTCGTAATTCAACTCCCCGTTGCACTTTCCAATAACCTCCTGGCACTCCTCCCTCACCCGGTCCTGAATCTCCTGATTCTGGGCCAGTTCATACAGGGCGAATCCCATGGTGGTCGACGAGGTTTCGAAACCAGCCGCAAAGAATACAAAAGCCTGCGCTGCGATCTCCTCGATGGTTAGGTTAACACTCTCCCCGGATTGTGACACCACCAGTGGCTTGTTTTTCAAATCGATCAACTGATCCATGAAATCGTTGCGGCGAATATTGTTTTGCTCTCTGAAGGCCACCGTTTCCCTAACGATGCGCATGAAGAACCTTTCGATGGGCTCCGCTGTCATTTTCATGTGGAGGCGACGTGCCAGATTGGGAAAGCTATTGACGAACCCGATTCCTATGGGCCCCAGGCGCTGCTCCGTTAGGGAGCGTCGACCCATCTCGCGGAACTCTGCATCCGGATCCTTCAGGCTGCTGCACTCGATGCCGAAGGCACAGGTGCCAATAACATCAGTGGTGAATCGCGCCAAAAGCTCCCTCACTTCGACAACAGGTGACTTCGTCACACTTTGACCGAAAACATCGGTGAATTCATTGGCCACCTTTACCACAGTGGGAAACATATACTTCATTTTGCCGGACGTAAAGGTGGAGGAGAGCTTGTTCCTCATAGCCTTCCACTTTTGGCCATCAAGCAAGAACAACTGGCCGGACAACGGATCATCCTCGGGATTGTGAAAGAAGCCGCGGTCCGTGAACTTGTTGAACTCCTTGATTAAGATCTGTTTCGCCAGCGATGTTTCCAGGACTAAAACAGCCGGTCGCCGGAACCAATAGAAGCCTGCAAAGGGTCCAGTGCCACGGAACTTTTTGTAATAGCTCGTCCAGATCTCGTTAAAGGATCGTGCGGTGCGTACGCCCTTCATGCTTCCCATCAGCATGTGGGGCTCCTCGCAGGGAATACCCAAATCTTGCCAGTGCCTCATCGTGCTTCGCCATTTCATCAGCAGGTAACCAACTAACGCCAGCAGCGCCGTCAGTAGAACAGTTCCAACCGACATGATTAACTGGGTAAGGTGTGTTCTCTCTCTCCGCCGCTTATCGTTTTGCACCTCAGCGCTGGTTAAACGTTTGATATGTACTGAGATTGCAAAAGCTTTTCCGCGCTTTTAAATAGACCAGCTCAAAAATCAGCGGTCATTGTGACCAAGAAACAAAATACGAGCAGTCGCAATCGCAAACTTATCACTGGTATTTGTGTGAATTCTGACTAGCTTAATCGGGTATTCACAAGCTGATAAATTAGACGCTACTTAAGTAACGATGGCTAAATACCCCGTTTAACACATTTCGTATACataattttgtttataataaGATATTTATTGAATTCAAACATTCTACTTTATAGCTTACACCTTTTATAATATCTAATAAAATGAGAGCACTCATTATcaataataaacaaaagatGGATCAATGGTCATGAGGACCTACCCCAACATGATTCTATGAGACTTAGGTTGAATAAATTACCATCTATTTAGCAGTTATTTTGTTAGAAGCTTTGGCGTTTTAATTAAGAGATTTCAGTCTGTTTATTAGACGACCTCCACCTTCAGATAGATTCCGTCTTTCACACCCAGTACGAATGAGTTGGGATCATAGACCAAAGGATTGGGCGTCTTCGAGCACGTGGAGAATCTGAAGTTCCTGATGAGCAGAGCGAGTCCAATGCGAGCCTGCATCTGACCGAATCTCAGGCCAATGCAGTTCCGAGGACCATCTCCAAAGGGCAGCCAGGCAACCGAAGGACGACCAGCCGATTCTTCGGGGGAGAATCGCTCGGGTCGGAACTCAAAGGGTTCGGGGTAAATACTAGGATCGTGGTGAATGGCGGATGAGGGTATGATGACCGATTGACCAGCCTCGATGACGAATTTTGGCTGACCGGGAACTACGTAACGCTTGGCGGCCATGCGATCCAGATTGGGCACGATGGTGTACAGTCGCAGAGTTTCTGCAAGGATATTATGGAAGTCAGTGGGATTTAATTATTTCTAAGTATTCAGTTAAGTACCATTTATAACCTGGTTAAGGTACTTAAGATCCTTAGTGCACTCGTAGGTAAAGTTTTGGTCATGCTGCTCCATGACCTCCTCCACCTCAGCCCGAACCTTATCTTGAATGTGCGGATTCTTTGCCAGCTCGTACAGGGCAAATCCCATGGTGGAGGAGGATGTCTCAAAGCCAGCAATGAAGAACACAAAGGCTTGTGCCAGAACCTCCTCCATGGTTAATCCTCTGACCACATCGCCATTCTCTAGAGTCATTTCCTTCtgatttttcatttcaatCAGCATGTCCATGAAATCGTTGCGTTTGATGTGCTCTTTTTCTCGCACCGCCACTGTTTCTGTGACAATTCTACGATAGAATTCCTGGATATGCGGCGCAGTTCGAACCATACCCAATTTCCTGGCCAATTTGGGATAGCTGCGCATGAAGCCATTCAATAGGGTGCCATGTCTCTTGTCAATCAAAGATCTCTTTCCAAAGTGCAGAAACTCGGCCTTTTCATCGCGCAGACTGTTGCACTGGATGCCAAAGGCGCAGGTTCCGATCACATCCACCGTAAACCTGGCCACCAGATCACGTATCTCCAGAACGGAGTTTTTCGGCACTTTCTCGTGCATCACGGTCATAAATTCATTGGCCACGGACACTACGGTCGGATACATTAGCTTCATTTTACCGGATGTAAAGGTCGAGGATAATTTGTTCCTTAGCAAACGCCACTGGGCACCGTCCAGATTGAAGAGATGGGCAGAAATGGGATCATCTTTTTCATTGTAGAATATACCCTTGTTTGAGAAATTCGAAAAGTCCTTAATCAGTATTTGCTTGGCCAGCTCAAGATCAATCACAAATGCAGCGGGATTCTGGAAAAAGAACAATCCGACAAACGGTGCCTTGCTGTCCCTGAATTTGTTATAGTGATCTTGGAATATCTCATGGATGTTTTTCGTCTTTTGTAATTCCTCCATGTTTCCCCTGATGGGATGCGGTGATACGAAGGGAATCCCCCGACGCTTGAAAAATGTTAGCTTGCGATGGAGATAGTAGGTGAAGATCGCCAGTAGGGCGACCGCCACTTGGAAAAGGATGTAAGTCAACGCCATGCGGAGGCGGGTGATGTTCGAGTACGACTGGTCCGGGAAACGATAGACAAACTGCTTTTAAACGCTGAAACTTACTTACTTTGCATGACGATGCATTCTCAGTTTCTCTAGAAAGGGAGAGTTAATCTCAggttttgtttacttttatgCCAACCACTGTGAGACGGCAAGAATCGTACGGTATGATCAGTCTAAATAGATAAGGACACAAGTCAAAGTCGACATGATCATTATTTTGTGGGCAAACTGAGCAAAAAAGTGTTTATTTAGTTCGACCTTTATTATCCCTTATATACCGGTGAAGCATAATGAATAAGTACTGCACAGTGACGCACTGTGACTTATCACAACGTCTAGTGCTAAAGGTATTCCCTTATCAATAAACGTTTTCAAGTCTGCTTACTCACGGTTGGTTTCTGCGATCTTTATATGCAAGACAATTGACCAGACAGTTCATTTCTTTTGATTTCTCATTGATAATGCTACTAACCTACCACAATAAAAAAACTATGACTCAATATGTCATTTCAGGAACTTAGTACCATACAATTTGATATATGATACAATCTTAAAGCTAATTCTTTAATTCTTTATTTCCTATAAGTGAATTTTTGTAGATCACAATACTACTACCTAAAGTATATGCCAATAAATACTTTGATCTAAATTCAAAATGTATCCTATAAGTGTAGTAAGCTACGTTAGGCTGTTTATACTGTACTTCGACGAGCCCTCGGTAATTAATCTCTGCCCCTGCGTCAAACTAGTGGCTACTTCATCAGTTGGCGTTCGTGTTCTATCGACAGCGTAACATGATATGGGCATTACTTTTCCTGATATTTGACGGATCTGGCAACGACACTGTTTACCTTTTCAGTCATATTTGTTTGACATTTGATTAGATTTCAAGTGCGGATatcggcaacaacaacaagtaattaaaacaggcagcttttcgattttttgtttattttggctTTATTTCAGCTTTGTGGTTGAGCTTTTCTTTtgttcatttgttttttttttatttccatgCCATTTAAACGTTAATTGGGCGTAAAATGTATCAATGAAAAGTACATTAACAAAGAACGAAAAGTTTATATTTTGCATATTATCAGCAATCAACTAGCATACTGTTGGACAATGAGTATTAGAGGACATCATATGTTCATAAAAAATTCCCAAAAATTATATAGCCCCAACAAAAAGGTCTACTAAATTCGGTTAAAATTGATAACAAACGAAAATGAACTCAAAAGCGTATAGATAAGGGCATTGGGACCAGCCAAAGTGACTGCGCTAATATCCTACAAAgcataaacatttttttggcaaatatatatagagtATATAGAGTATATAGAGTATATAGAGTATACCTTGTAAGTTACTAAAGCGAATGCTCTTCTTAAACATCAGTTCTTAATGATCAGTTAAAACTTATCAATGGTTGTAGCATTCCGATTCaatcttttgtttatttagaTATCGTGAGTCGTATAAACGAGTCTGGCGGTGCCACcaacattgaaaataaagtaataataatcgtaCAGATGTCCGTCTGGCCTCAGTGAGACGCCCACCAGCCGACGAGCTTCAGTGTAGCGCACTCGAAAAGCGGCaaagaaacaaattaaaagctCCCCACCTGGAGTGGGGAGCGAGTATCGTAAATAGTTACTTTTCACCGCAGCACTCTCAGTCGGATCGTGCGCCTCGCTAATGAACGTTACCACATCGAGAACGATTCGAGAACGCTACGGAGCGATGCATTAGATCATAGTCGGTGACACTACCTGACGTCCGAGAGCGGGATCGCGATACAGCGGCCAGTGAGAGTGAGTGGGTGGCAAGATAGCGGGCGGGCAGGAAGTGAAACGAATAGTAATCCCCCCCATCTagtcgaaaaaaaaacaaatcagTGGTTCCGATTCGCAGACGTGTGTGCATGTGATTCAGAGCAAACAAAACGTACGAAATGCAAAACATGTGGATCATTTTCCTCATCATCGGACTGCTGGTGCTCGGGCTGCTGGTTCTGCTAATTATTGCGGCGCGGTATCAGCGAGATTATTGGCGCTATCTGGACATTCCACACGAGAGACCCAAAAAGCTATGGCCTATCATTAGGCAAATAATGACGCAGACATTGAGTACGGAGGCTATGAAGGCGGAGCACTACTCGGCCATATACAAGAAGTTCAAGGGAAGCGGTCCCTTCTGTGGATTCTACGCCCTGTTGCAGCCACGCGCATTGATCCTCGATCGGGAGCTGATCAGGCAGATCATGATCAAGGACTTTTGGAACTTCAATGATCGTGGATTGTATTGCAATCAGAAGTCGGATCCCTTGTCGGGGGATCTGTACGCGTTGCGGGGAGAGAGCTGGAAGGAGATGCGTCAGAAACTGGATCCAAGTCTCGAAGGTGATCGCatgtccttgatttatgactgCCTGTACGAGGAGGCGGAACAGCTTCTCTTGACGGTCAATAGCACCCTAATGAGCCAGCCCCATTCCACCGTTCACATACAGAAGATTATGCGGCGTCATGTGCTGTCTTCGCTGGCCAAATGCGTTTTTGGCTTGAATGCCGAACAGAGGAAAACGTATCCTCTGGAGGACTTTGAGCAGATGACCGAGCTGGCCTTGAATAGCCACAAACATGGCTATCTAATGAACCTGATGATGATCCGGTTCCCCAACTTTTGTCGAATGTTGCGCATGCGTCGCACGCCCAAACAGGCGGAGGAGTATTTTATAAAACTCCTAACGAGCATTGTGGAGCAACGAGAGACCTCCGGAAAGCCTCAGAAGGACTACTTACAACTTTTGATCGACGTCAAGGCACTGGAGTTCATTACCCATCAGTATGAAGCGGATAAGGAACTAGGTGCCCATCTGCAGAATGAGTTGGCCGCCCACGCAGTTGTCTTCTTGAAGGCGGGCTACGAGCAAACGGCCAACAGTCTATCATATGTACTCTATGAACTCGCATTGCATCCAGAATTGCAAGTACGCGTGCGGGAGGAGGTCAAGAAGGCCATGGAGCGACATGATGGTCACATAACCCACGAGGGCATTAAGTCGCTCACTTTCATGGGTCAGGTGATCAACGAAACACTACGAATGCATCCCATAACACCGTACATCCTACGACGCACCTTGAATGACTACGCAGTTCCGGATCATCCCAAGTACATTCTGGTCAAGGAGCTGTTCCTCATCATACCCACGCACGCCATCCATCACGATCCGGATATCTACCCGGATCCCGAGGAATTCAAGCCGGATCGTTGGAGCGGACCACGGGAttcgctgcagcagcagggcACCTGGTTTGGATTCGGCGTGGGTGCTCGCAGCTGCATTGGTATACAATTCGCGCAGCTGCAACTGCGATTGGCTTTGGCCCTGCTCCTATCCGAGTATGAATTCTCCTTGAATACTAGGAAACCATTGATCAATCTGGAGGATGGTATAGCACTAACCCTGATGCCATTGGGAGTCATAGAACACGGAAACGAGGAGAGGGCGGTATAAGTTCGCAGCTTGAGAATGCAGGATCACTGATATTAGCTTTATCTCTGGGATATCAAAGATTGGTAACTTGTTTAGttaccaatatatatatatatttagaaaTATAGATAAAACCTCTAAAATGTTAACTAACcttctatatatattatgtggCATCtttggaaatatttaaatttaatttaaatgtttccGCTTCGTGCTTTATATGGAATAAGCAATTAAAGCAACTCATTGTGCACAAAAAAGAGATTTAGCTTATGTCAGTATCTCAATCTTTTGCCTAATGACGAAGAATTTACTCTATGAACAAAGTCTAGAAAGCAATATAAAACTCAGCATAGCAACTAACCGAAACAATATTAAACTAAAGTTCAGGTAGCCCAATAGGCAGAGTCAGCATAGAATAGTTAATATTAAAACACTTGCTTTTATTTaggaatttatttatttgagaAAACATTTGCTTTTAAATTAGCTTGGTTTAATTTCTATTAAATACACCCGGCTATCCTAAAGATGAACCTTTTGATTTGATTCACTGTTCGTTATTTCTGGTTAGTATATATCGTTTTTTGCATTGTCGGTTGCTTGATATGGTTGGTTGGTTTGTCGGCTACTTTATGATCGGTAGCTCAGGCCTGTGCAGTACTTAATTGCATTAGTTGATCGATGTGTCTCAGAATTATTACACAGAGTTAGCTGCTACTACGATTAGCGATTAAATTAgatttacaaataaataaaacgtaCGACAAACGAATTCTAGTTAtacaatatacatatgaaaagtGTAAGCTGCCCTTGTGCCTTTCCGCAGTATCTCGGTATGGAATGTATTCTGAGCAGCACTACGAAATGCTAATTTAAATCTTAGTCACTAGCTGTTTGTTCGTCGATTTGGCCGCTAATACGAAATGGCTTTACTGCGATGGCTGGCGCTTGTGGCGCGGTGGCGAAATCAGAGAGCTCCTTGTGGCATCTCCGCGGTTTGGCAGCTTGCTCCGCAGCATCTGTTCATGTACGTAGATGAGCAGTCCCACATCCCGGTGGCCAGCCTGCCAGGCGATCTTGAAGGCGGTGCTGCCATCCTGGggaaaaaaaatcaattaaatccTCTTCTATATAAACTAAATTTTGTATATAGGCACACTAACCACATCGGTGACCAGTGAATCGCACTCGGGATGCGACAAAAGGTGTTTGATCACATCCACGCGTCCGTGCTCGGCGGCGCACATTAGCGCCGTGCTGCCGTCCTCGTCCTGGATATTGATATCTGCTCCGGCGTCCAGAAGCATATTAACCATGTCCCCGTTACCATGCGACACAGCGAGCATCAAAGCGGTCTGGCAGTGCTGTGGATTGGTGGATAGAGACAGGACGGGAGCGGTTAGTAGGGGAGTAGTGTGTGGTCAGCTCATACTGGGCTCGAGATCCGTGGGCGTTGGGGCCCCTTACCTACCTTCTTGGCCCGTATGTTGACATCGGCCATCTTGAACAGTCGCTCGACGACTGTCCGATGGGCGGGCTGCTTCAGCTTGGCCAACGATACGAGCATCACCGATGTGTATCCGGCGTTATTCATCTGGTTTACATCGCAAACCTTAGAATCCAGCAGTATGGATACCACATCGAAGTTGCCGTGCGAGACTGCATAGTGCATGGCTGTGTTGCCCTAAAATAAGATATAACTTAGTGATCGATCTTAATTACTTATAAGGTGATTAAAACTCACATTACTGTCGGACAGGTTGACACAGTACTCCAGCAATGGGATGGACAGCGATTCAAAGTAATCTAGATAATCCTCAACCTGATGGGGATCGGATTTGCCAGTACTGGAGTTGTTGAACCAGTGATCCTGAATGGTCGCCTTGGCCGACTTGAGGCTCTGCGAGGATATGGGTTTGGCGCCCAGCTTCTTCAGCAGCGAGTCGTTAATGATCTTGAGGGCGTCTTTAAGGCTCTGGGACAACTCGGTTCtgaaattataatttcaaatattaataatgCGAATTTGTTGAATTTTTAGACTTCCTTAAATAAACGAGATCCTTTTTGtattacaaaaaatataaacattaaaagtGACTTACTTTTTTCGGGGCTCCGAATCCGCCTGGGCCAGCTGGTGGAGCTGGGCTTTGGTGGCCGGCTGTTCGATCACGGTCACCTGGGAGCCCTCGCTCTGACTAGATTTGAGTGGAGTGCTGGACTTCTTGCGCGCTCCCTGGGCAATCTGGACGTCGATGGGCGGACTGGAATCACATGAGGAGCTCATTGCCGGCTCCTGTTCCGGTGATTCGGACTTGGTAGTGCCCGAGGAGGTCATCAGCGGAGCTGGAGAGGCATCGCGCGACCAGCTGATGCTCACCCGCTTCTCCTCTCGGACTATCAACTCATCCTCGCCCAGGAGACTCAGATCCAATGAATCCTTCTGCGGTTGACGGATGAAGCTTTGGGATTCGGGCAATGGCTCCGATGCCTGGAAACTGGACACAGACGGTGGCTTCTCTTGCAGGGAGCTGAAAAGGAATAACCTTGATAAGTGCGACAGATTGGTGGCTTCTACGGCTAATCCTAAACCCACGTTACTAGCAGAGCCGAGCATCCGCTGACCAGCAGCGGATAGCACGTGAAACTGCTCAGGCTGGAAAACATTGGcagcaccatgcgaaaaaccaaaatccaaacaaaaagcaaaaataagCGGCTCAGCaattgggccaaagcaaacaCCAAAACTCAACTGAAGGTCAAGCCAATTCGATTGCAGGCACTGACTTTTGTGACCCCAATGCGCAAGAGCTGACTTCTGGTTTGTGACTCGGCTAAAAGCTTCTCGTGAAACTTGGCTAGCACGGTGGGGCAAAATTAAAGTTACATCAATAAAATACGAAAATTATTATATCGGTGTAAATAAACTGAATGTAAGCATAAAATCACTAAAATATTCAGATTATAGATCTATAGAAGACTCACCTCAATCGCGCCTTCCTTTCCACCTGTGGACTGGGCGTTGGCGAGGGCGTGGCCAGCGTGTAGGTGTTCTGCCGCATGAACTCTTTGCGCACCGGACTCGGACTGGAGAGGTGCTTGGGTCGCGGAATTCTGGAGTCCGCCGACGTGGAGCGTCGCACTGCTCCTCCCGTTCTGGTGGCCGTGGGACTGGCCTTCGAGAAACCCCTGGCCAGATCCTGGATGGCCTCCTTGCAGGAATCACAGTAGTTGGCTGCACAGGCAATGGAGATGTGTGGCTTGACGATGTCGCCACAGCCCACATCCCTCTTGCGAACCTCCTCCGTGTTGCAGGCGGAGTGGCTTGTGCGAACCTTAGCCGGCTCCGGTTCCTCCACCTTGTCCGTATTGCTGGCTGTGTGTCGGGTTGGAGGGCGGGGCACAGACTCCGAGACCTGTTCCGCCTTCGTCTGACTCCGAGTGAGTCGCTGCAGTCCCTTGGTATCAGTCTGTCGGGATACCTGCTCCGTTGCACACTGGACGCCAGAGTGCTGTTGCTGTGGATTAACCTGGGCTCCAGTGGAACGAACAACAGCCGTGGTGGTTTGACTTCCAGAACTGAGGACCAGGGTAACTGGCGTCTGGCATCCAATTGTCTTACGCACCACGGATACGGTCTCATTCTCGCCCAAACTGAAGGTGTTGCTGCGTCCGGGCATTTGGGGAGCAGGTTTCACCTTCTCCGCCGGAGTTTCCGGACCACATGCCACAGTCCTCTTGCTGACGGCGCACTTTTCGCATAGCACATCATCCAGACGATCATCAGAGCTGCCCACATGACGCACATCCGGCTTGCAACTGGTAAAGTTCTCCCGTGTGGCCGGTTTCGCGGTGACTCCCACATTGTACTTGAGTTTTGGTCGTTCCGGTGTGGTTTGCACTCCACTATCTTTTTGGTCCCTCTGGGGCACATACATTTGGGTGCCCACAGAGATGAGCTTCCTCAACTGTTGCTTTTGTGCATTGGTTAGTGCCTGCTCCACCTTCTTATCCAGCTCCTCCTTGGAGTAGACAGTTTCCGAAGGCTGAACTCCAACATTTCGTGTGGTGGGCTGGTGGCCAACGGACACATCTCGAGTGGCAGGTGGTCGCACCACCGCCTGGGTGGACACATCCCGACGAACAACGCTTGGAGATGGAGATGCCGAGGTGGAACTGCTGCGCATGCGTGCTCCTAGGCTTTCCAGCGACACTGGACTGATCCTTTGCGGAGTGAACTGCACGGGTGACGCAGTCTTGAGTCCCGGACTTGGCGGCGAAGGCGTCTGCCGTTGACTTCGCATCAACTCCTCGTTCCTGCGCAGCAATTTCTGTTTTTCCGAGCGAAGAGAATTGAGTTCCAGCTAAAATGCAGATTGGTATTTCTTTAATATCACTAGCTCGTATTAAACAGTAACATTCTTACCTCCAAGTCCGGTATGACTTTCACCTGCTCCTCCAGATCCTTAAGACGCCTCAGGCTCAGGGCCATTTGTTCGCGTATCTGGAACAGAGCTTGTGCATCTGCCGTGGTCTGGCCGGTTTCCGAGATAACAGGCGATTGCAGGGAGCTGCTGCTGACGGAGCCATTCTCCTGCGGTCGATCCTCCTTGAAAGTGGGTTTTCCCGTGGGCGTGGTGGCCAACAGGTGGTGGCGCCTCggaggcggcggtggcggagCACCTGGAGACTTTGCGCTCTCCAGCTGCTCCACCGGCGACTTGGCATTGGCCGCCACCGTGGCCTGCACGTAGCTTTCATATTGGACCTCCGCCGGACTGGGTCGCTGTCGCAGGGGAAGGGTGTTGGATCGCAGAAACGGACGCGGCGTGCCCGTGGGCGATTGATTGCCGCCAATGCAGGAATctaaaagcaattaaaaatacCACTATTAACTTAAGAT
This genomic interval from Drosophila mauritiana strain mau12 chromosome 2R, ASM438214v1, whole genome shotgun sequence contains the following:
- the LOC117137895 gene encoding probable cytochrome P450 6a21 gives rise to the protein MSVGTVLLTALLALVGYLLMKWRSTMRHWQDLGIPCEEPHMLMGSMKGVRTARSFNEIWTSYYKKFRGTGPFAGFYWFRRPAVLVLETSLAKQILIKEFNKFTDRGFFHNPEDDPLSGQLFLLDGQKWKAMRNKLSSTFTSGKMKYMFPTVVKVANEFTDVFGQSVTKSPVVEVRELLARFTTDVIGTCAFGIECSSLKDPDAEFREMGRRSLTEQRLGPIGIGFVNSFPNLARRLHMKMTAEPIERFFMRIVRETVAFREQNNIRRNDFMDQLIDLKNKPLVVSQSGESVNLTIEEIAAQAFVFFAAGFETSSTTMGFALYELAQNQEIQDRVREECQEVIGKCNGELNYESMKDLVYLDQVISETLRLYTVLPVLNRECLEDYEVPGHPKYVIKKGMPVLIPCGAMHRDEKLYANPNTFNPDNFSPERVKERDSVEWLPFGDGPRNCIGMRFGQMQARIGLALLIKDFKFSVCEKTTIPMTYNKEMFLISSDSGIFLQAERV
- the LOC117135599 gene encoding probable cytochrome P450 317a1, coding for MQNMWIIFLIIGLLVLGLLVLLIIAARYQRDYWRYLDIPHERPKKLWPIIRQIMTQTLSTEAMKAEHYSAIYKKFKGSGPFCGFYALLQPRALILDRELIRQIMIKDFWNFNDRGLYCNQKSDPLSGDLYALRGESWKEMRQKLDPSLEGDRMSLIYDCLYEEAEQLLLTVNSTLMSQPHSTVHIQKIMRRHVLSSLAKCVFGLNAEQRKTYPLEDFEQMTELALNSHKHGYLMNLMMIRFPNFCRMLRMRRTPKQAEEYFIKLLTSIVEQRETSGKPQKDYLQLLIDVKALEFITHQYEADKELGAHLQNELAAHAVVFLKAGYEQTANSLSYVLYELALHPELQVRVREEVKKAMERHDGHITHEGIKSLTFMGQVINETLRMHPITPYILRRTLNDYAVPDHPKYILVKELFLIIPTHAIHHDPDIYPDPEEFKPDRWSGPRDSLQQQGTWFGFGVGARSCIGIQFAQLQLRLALALLLSEYEFSLNTRKPLINLEDGIALTLMPLGVIEHGNEERAV
- the LOC117137897 gene encoding cytochrome P450 6a8, producing MALTYILFQVAVALLAIFTYYLHRKLTFFKRRGIPFVSPHPIRGNMEELQKTKNIHEIFQDHYNKFRDSKAPFVGLFFFQNPAAFVIDLELAKQILIKDFSNFSNKGIFYNEKDDPISAHLFNLDGAQWRLLRNKLSSTFTSGKMKLMYPTVVSVANEFMTVMHEKVPKNSVLEIRDLVARFTVDVIGTCAFGIQCNSLRDEKAEFLHFGKRSLIDKRHGTLLNGFMRSYPKLARKLGMVRTAPHIQEFYRRIVTETVAVREKEHIKRNDFMDMLIEMKNQKEMTLENGDVVRGLTMEEVLAQAFVFFIAGFETSSSTMGFALYELAKNPHIQDKVRAEVEEVMEQHDQNFTYECTKDLKYLNQVINETLRLYTIVPNLDRMAAKRYVVPGQPKFVIEAGQSVIIPSSAIHHDPSIYPEPFEFRPERFSPEESAGRPSVAWLPFGDGPRNCIGLRFGQMQARIGLALLIRNFRFSTCSKTPNPLVYDPNSFVLGVKDGIYLKVEVV